A portion of the Malania oleifera isolate guangnan ecotype guangnan chromosome 3, ASM2987363v1, whole genome shotgun sequence genome contains these proteins:
- the LOC131151216 gene encoding pentatricopeptide repeat-containing protein At4g02750-like has product MNHALLRCLHNCRFLRSLKCIHACLVIDGSTTSSDLVLNKILRVYSRFGAIDCARKVFEEITQPNAFLWTALIHGHVENQQYAEAFALFCRMRTESVPPLNFTISSVLKALARQTRVKDGEAVYGFSLKYGLGFDVIVQNAVLELLMRCQKVDVAIGVFDEMQDKDIVSWNSMISGCGNNGRVEMARELFNKMPDRNVVSWTSLICGYVKADDMAEARNLFYAMPVKDLASWKVMLSGYMDTGDLISACCVFEAMPIHDIVTWNIMISGFCKAGELGSARDIFNKMLKRNVVSWTMMIDGYIKAGDINEAKCLFDQMPERNLVSWSTMIGGFAKNRQPHCALEMFGRFKEEGIKPDETFILEIISACSQLGILDTAEAIMRDCMGPHLFSNQRIVTSLVDMYAKCGSIEKALQVFEKAYPKDLLCYSTMIGAFANHGLGPEALSLFNELLRASIKPDGVTFLSVLSACNHGGLADEGRRYFKQMTGVFGIQPSEKHFACMVDLLGRSGSLDEAHKLIINMPLTPTSVVWGALLAACRVHCNVPIAEVAAAELFKIEPENSGNYILLSNIYAAAGMWSDVGKVRAMIREHGVRKNRGSSWIELGRSIHEFVTGDVSHLYSSSIYLILDLLYEDMRLSGCMVDSKQKELITLSTSWSSYIYPYEILEGG; this is encoded by the coding sequence ATGAATCACGCCCTCTTACGTTGTCTGCACAACTGCCGATTTCTCAGATCCTTAAAATGTATTCACGCATGTCTTGTAATCGATGGCTCGACTACCTCATCGGACCTCGTCCTCAACAAAATTCTTCGTGTCTATTCAAGATTTGGAGCCATAGATTGTGCTCGCAAGGTCTTCGAAGAAATTACTCAGCCAAATGCCTTTCTCTGGACGGCTTTGATTCATGGGCATGTCGAAAACCAACAGTACGCAGAAGCTTTTGCTCTGTTTTGCCGAATGCGCACTGAGTCTGTCCCGCCCCTGAATTTCACCATTTCATCAGTGCTCAAGGCTTTAGCTAGGCAAACTAGAGTAAAAGATGGGGAGGCAGTTTATGGGTTTTCCTTGAAGTATGGATTGGGTTTTGACGTAATAGTGCAAAATGCAGTGCTGGAATTGCTCATGAGATGTCAGAAAGTAGATGTTGCCATAGGGGTATTTGATGAGATGCAAGACAAGGATATTGTTTCGTGGAATTCAATGATTTCTGGTTGCGGGAATAATGGTAGAGTTGAAATGGCTCGCGAGCTGTTTAATAAGATGCCGGATAGGAATGTGGTTTCATGGACGAGCTTGATTTGTGGATATGTTAAGGCTGACGATATGGCAGAGGCGCGGAATCTTTTTTATGCCATGCCTGTCAAAGATTTGGCATCGTGGAAAGTGATGCTTTCTGGGTACATGGATACTGGTGATCTCATCAGTGCTTGCTGTGTTTTTGAAGCAATGCCAATTCATGATATTGTAACTTGGAATATTATGATTTCGGGATTCTGTAAAGCAGGTGAATTAGGATCGGCAAGAGACATTTTTAACAAGATGCTCAAAAGAAATGTTGTTTCATGGACCATGATGATTGATGGATACATTAAAGCTGGCGATATTAATGAAGCAAAATGTTTATTTGATCAAATGCCTGAAAGAAATCTGGTATCCTGGTCTACAATGATTGGAGGTTTTGCTAAGAATAGGCAGCCTCATTGCGCATTAGAAATGTTTGGCCGCTTCAAGGAAGAGGGCATTAAACCAGATGAAACTTTTATTTTGGAAATTATCTCAGCTTGCTCACAGTTAGGGATTCTAGATACAGCCGAAGCAATTATGAGAGACTGCATGGGACCCCATCTTTTTTCTAATCAACGAATAGTTACTAGTTTGGTAGACATGTATGCAAAATGTGGAAGCATTGAAAAGGCCTTGCAAGTATTTGAAAAGGCCTATCCAAAAGACTTGCTCTGCTACAGCACCATGATTGGAGCATTTGCAAATCATGGATTGGGTCCAGAAGCCCTTTCGTTGTTTAATGAATTGCTAAGGGCGAGCATAAAACCTGATGGAGTAACTTTTCTCAGTGTGTTAAGTGCTTGTAATCATGGGGGCCTTGCTGATGAGGGCCGGAGGTACTTTAAACAAATGACTGGCGTATTTGGGATTCAGCCCTCTGAAAAGCACTTCGCATGTATGGTTGATCTTCTTGGTCGTTCTGGTAGCCTTGATGAGGCACATAAACTCATAATTAACATGCCATTAACACCCACTTCAGTTGTATGGGGTGCTTTGCTTGCCGCTTGTAGGGTCCACTGTAATGTCCCAATTGCTGAAGTTGCCGCAGCTGAGTTATTCAAGATTGAACCAGAAAATTCTGGTAATTATATTCTTTTATCCAATATTTATGCTGCCGCTGGAATGTGGAGTGATGTTGGTAAAGTTAGAGCGATGATTAGGGAGCATGGGGTCAGAAAGAATAGAGGTTCAAGCTGGATTGAGTTGGGCCGCAGCATCCATGAATTTGTAACAGGAGATGTTTCACATTTATATTCAAGTAGCATATACCTGATCTTGGATTTGCTCTATGAAGATATGAGGCTTTCAGGATGTATGGTGGACTCCAAACAGAAAGAACTAATTACCCTCTCTACTTCATGGTCTTCTTATATATACCCCTACGAGATTTTGGAAGGtggataa